The stretch of DNA TCCTAGGTCGAGTCGAGGGGGTTACACTCAACCAAGGGTATCATAACGAAACGCCAAAAAATATATCACACAACTTTGAACCCCGTATATCACCAGTATAAAACTTCGATAAAAACCATATGCATATGACCCTAATTGGCATGTCAATCTTATAATAACATTTCTACCAAGCTTACATAGGCTTAGAAATAATTTAGATAAAACTTCACACGTCTGCATGATTCaatattgcaaaaaaaaaaaattcattaaccCATTTCTACGTAATAAGGGGTCTTTAGACCCTTCATATTCACATATCTCATTTTCAATACTCATTTTACATTTTCATAATCAcatacatttatttgcatatgttcTGCATACTCCTTACAACACTTAACCATACAAATCGTCACTTGTCATTTCACAATGTGACAtaacatttcatattttcaaTCCTTTTCAAGACGTTTACATCTCAATATAGTTTTTCATAAAAGCTCTATAAGCACCAATCACCTCTCTACTTGAAGTTACATAATCCTTTAACATTTTATAACATATCTCACTAACCAAATTCTTATTATTACACAAGTTTCTTTTATTCtcaaatcatttattttaatttcatacgACCAAGCCATTCATTGTCACATTACTATCAAAATACATAAATTCTCAATAACaatattttcatgtttattaCTTATTAACATTACATATTTAATCTCGTACTAACATTCACCATTCAAATTCTAGGATTTTAccaattttaaactcaacatggTAAGGATGATTCCTTGAAACTTGCCTTCCTTTGTATGAGTCAAGCCACCGAAATCTTTTGTTTTACTAATCCAAAGCTCCTCTTTCATACTCAAGCTTTACCACAACCAACTATGCTCATGTAAAGCTCATGCATTATAACCTTGAATAATTATACTAGAGAGaacaaaatcatttttttttaccTTATTGATCACTTTCTTCCTCCAGCTCAAgctttctatttctatttctaacTCATGAAAACCCATGCTTTCAATAATGAAGATAGTGGACACTAgcttgaaaatgtgttttattcaATGTTTTAACAAGAAAATAACTGGGGTTACATAAATTTTGGTGAGATTTGtgagaaaatattaataaatgagAAAAGAAATTCCCTCTTCTCTAAGAGAGGACGGCacagagagttttttttttatcaaaataatataaaaatgagacatgtaaattaattaagaaaatggaGGGTTTGCAACAGTAATATTGGGTGCCACCAATGTGTCAACAGCACCagctataaaaataatattttaataaaaaacattttaaaattatgaaaaaaagttatattatttataaaaagtgtgatgaaattttgagacaatttataaaactttttttataaatgttatatcttataaattttatattattatttttacttaatttatgaattataaaaaaGGATGTAACTTAGCATAGtctttctccaaattaagtttatataaattattataattaaatctaCAGATTATTTAGACAATGAACACAAATATTATAAGGTCGATGCTAACTATGCAAATAGAAAATGTTTTCTTGCACAATATCGTGTGCTATGATACTATTTGAAAGAATTGTGTTAAACACAAGCATCATAGACAGCTTGCGAACTTTTTAATTCGAGACATTTAACACTTCAAAATATGGTAGAgaagatattttttttaaatatttcccATATTAACAACATTACCTTAGTAgagcataaaaaaatattagattgTGCTAGCATGTTGCATATATCATAACTTCGATCAAGAACTGAGATAATTCATACTTTGTAAAATACATGTAAGAAAGAGACATTGATAATCTTAATTATGTAGATTCAAATTCAGATATGATGATCTCAATCAAGGATTAACAAATGATGACGAGGAacatatgttaaatgttaaagtGAGAATAACCCAACAATTTGcactagaacaattagataaaactgcatacaatatttatttttcttgctatatttattagtaatcgtgatatcaactacttttttagactaatataatgcatataatgatttgattttaatttttattacttgttaagaacttatttttatcatactaataatttttatagtaataaatatttttaaaatacaaattatataactatataattacaatttgtactatCAACCATGACATAAGAAATCAATTAGCTGTCATTCAACATTCTATTCTCCAATTACTGCATATATGAAGAACTAAAAAGAAAAAGCAGGCAATTCATGCTGTCATGcttattcttttcaattttttcgaacATAAACAAGCTCCAAATTATTAAAGATGTCAAAACGCAAATAAAATACTATTTACCCTGGCTAATAATGTTTAAAACGTCGTGTTTATTCATCTTAAATGCACAAATAACCTCAGCTCTAATGACCAACTGATATCTAGGAAAAACAATACATGATAAAGGGCAAGGGGTAAAACGAATGGCAATAGATGACAACATCAACAGGAGCTTTCCGGCCTCAAAGAATCTAACAATGCCACTCTCCCTAAGTTAATCTCTTCTTAAAGCAATACAAATCACACTATTTTTAAACCAGATGTTCATCAGCTATATCTACTCAGACTTGAGTGTATGTGTCCAACACGAATATGGTCAGATTTTTTTCAGTTTTCAATGTATTCAGAGGATCTTTGGAGATCATATCTTTATATCAATGTGTCAGACATGAGTGTTCGACATGGTACTTTAACAAAATTGAAGTCTGTCCATTCACTAAGAACTCTTCACCAAACATTATATTCAGTGAAATATACCATGTGAGATCATTTACGAAAACAATTCAAGCCTTTCTGTGATTTCATAGCGGGCAACTCCGTAAGGTGATAGCCTGTCTGTCAGAAGGTTATTTTCAAGCTCAGATTCTGGCCATGCAACCTGATTTACATCTGCTTCTGTTATCAAGGAATGCAAAACTCCATACGGTCATGTCAAACATCGGTCAACCAAAAGGTATCCGCAACATATAAATCCATGAATAAACATATATGGTCAACAAAACCAATTGAAAAAGCTATCACTAAAATAATATACACATTACATGGATAACAGCTTAACTTGAAAAGATATTTCATGGAAGATAATAAAGCAACAAGCTTCAAACCTTGGAAAAGATCACAAGCACTTCACCcaggaatatatatataaatgacttTAAAGCTCAAACTATACCTCTGACTCACAAAGAATGCTTTACGATGTCTTTCACGGTATGTTGGATAATTCTTTCATCTTCGATCGACGCTGGCAAATAGAATGGACATAACCCCATTGCCTGCCGAAAATGGGAACTTGCCAACATTCAACCAATTCCATTCATCTATTGACATACTGCAATAGTGGTCCACTTATTTCTATAGATACAAACATTCATCAAAGTTTCTACTGCTTGCACACTCCTGTAGAGCCTTTGCATTGAGTTCTCTACCAAGTCTCCAAACATAATTCAGACCAACAAGAATCTCGATGATTGCTGCTTCAGTCTTTTCTCGGTTTGCAAAGTAGAGAGTCTGAACCAGAAGCGCATTAGTCCCAGAAACAAAGCTCTGCTGTTCAAAACTCCGCTCAGATTGCCATCTAATCATGTTATGAGCTAGTGGCGCCAACCACTCTAATATCGCAGCCATTGCCTCAGTCCAGTCTTCAGCAAGCTCTGTATCAAAAACTGATGAAGTTAAGCTCTTTGCATATGGTTTTAGCCTTGCCCTCAGTGCAGCTCtcacacttgtaggtaacatgtTGTACAGATCATCTCTAGCATCATTACCAATCAAGTGAGGAGATGCTGCTAACTTCTCAATGACGATGATAACATTTGCATAATGCAGTGCTAAAGCAGAAGCCGCAAGAGTTTCAGGTGGAGCATCCAACAACCTGCACTGAGATCTAAACACCGGCGAACTAGTTTGAACAGCATTTCCTTCAGGAGGATTAAGATCTCCAGCTTTGATTCCACTAAGAATTCCTGAATGAATAGCTTCATCTGCATCTATAATGCAGCCTTTGAAAGGTCCCACTTGAGTCAATCTATTGCTTTTCAAATGTGGTTTATTTCCATTAGCAGCGGAAGGGTGGTTGTTAGTCTGCCAAATCTTCTTGCTGATTTTATCCATGCCCAAAAGTTGCCCTGACTTCGCTGTAGACCTCTCAAGTGGACCTGAATGGAAGTTGAAATTTCCATTCTTTCGAGCAATAGAACCTGATTTTGTAGTTGAGCCACCAAGAGGCCCAGAATGgaaataatttgttttatttggttttgaaattggACCTGATTTTGTGCTAAACATTCCAAAGGGACCAGAAGAAAACCTGGTAAGGCTAGTATTATCAGTGCGATGAACAGAAGATTGCATCAAGGTGGAAACTGATTGGCTGCGATTTATAGAAGCTGCCCTCAAATCTCCATCATCTACATTTTGTTCAATTCCAAAGACATGTTTGATCCTAACAAAAACTGTGAATATTGATCTTGTTGTAAGTCGAATTGTATAATCATAAGTCCTACTCCAAAGAGACATCTCCCGAAGATTCTTCACTTCATGCTGCTTCCACATAACCTTCTTCTGAAATTCAAGCAAATTCTCTGGCTCCGCATCACTGGCTTTCATCCTCCTTAGAGTTTGCTCAAGATCCAGGAGCATTTCCATCTCTTGATACAAAGTTGCATTCACTGAAATGTACCGTTCCATCTTCTTCACTTTCTTGTCCATTTTCTTTAAGGAAAATATCCAACAATAAGGGTCAGCCCCAATCTGGACTAACTCAGTGAAAGCAAGTTCAAAACTCTTCAAACCCGGGTCACTACATTTCTTTGCAAGCCTAGCCACGGACTTCGCCACATGTGTAACAGTTTCAATCATTTCTGCACATATCAAGTGTCCAATGTAACCTTCATCTTCAGATACCAGCTTCTTAATCCCCACACAAGTCATAATCTCCTCTCTCAACCTACTAACCTGCTTATCACTTAGACAACGCCATAGATGCACAAGCTTAGACATCAAGCTTGCAACTTCAAATGCTAATACTCCAATTTCAACTCTCTCAGAACCTCCTTCATGCCTCCGTGGAATTTTCCAAAAACTACGAAACCAAGACTCTGCTACCATCTTTTTATACCAAAATGTCtacataaaaacacaaaattgaAGACAgaatagaaaaaggaaaagaagagcAGGCCAAAAGATAAGCATCTCCATTAGAtattaaaattctaaaacaagCTAAAGATAAACCATTCAAACTAAACCaacaaagggaaaaaaaaaactatataattttaaaaataatctatcACTAGATATCATCTTAAAAAAGTAACAAATTTCATCTAAACTGATTTtcctttaaaatgttttctttttttcttctttttaagaTTATAAACTCGATAGAATTATCCGATTACCATTTGTAGTGAAAAACTCAATTAAGGTATAAGGTGAGAATGCCACAAACAGAGGCTTATCACGATTAACCGCTTAACAAAAACTAATAAATTCAAAATCATCCAGACTAAACGCAGAAAGAAAATACAATTATTGAATCCAACCATCCAAGCACAGTAACTCAGGATTCCAAACAGAATAAAACCCAAAACCCA from Gossypium hirsutum isolate 1008001.06 chromosome D04, Gossypium_hirsutum_v2.1, whole genome shotgun sequence encodes:
- the LOC107927576 gene encoding protein PSK SIMULATOR 1; this encodes MVAESWFRSFWKIPRRHEGGSERVEIGVLAFEVASLMSKLVHLWRCLSDKQVSRLREEIMTCVGIKKLVSEDEGYIGHLICAEMIETVTHVAKSVARLAKKCSDPGLKSFELAFTELVQIGADPYCWIFSLKKMDKKVKKMERYISVNATLYQEMEMLLDLEQTLRRMKASDAEPENLLEFQKKVMWKQHEVKNLREMSLWSRTYDYTIRLTTRSIFTVFVRIKHVFGIEQNVDDGDLRAASINRSQSVSTLMQSSVHRTDNTSLTRFSSGPFGMFSTKSGPISKPNKTNYFHSGPLGGSTTKSGSIARKNGNFNFHSGPLERSTAKSGQLLGMDKISKKIWQTNNHPSAANGNKPHLKSNRLTQVGPFKGCIIDADEAIHSGILSGIKAGDLNPPEGNAVQTSSPVFRSQCRLLDAPPETLAASALALHYANVIIVIEKLAASPHLIGNDARDDLYNMLPTSVRAALRARLKPYAKSLTSSVFDTELAEDWTEAMAAILEWLAPLAHNMIRWQSERSFEQQSFVSGTNALLVQTLYFANREKTEAAIIEILVGLNYVWRLGRELNAKALQECASSRNFDECLYL